The following DNA comes from Meles meles chromosome 8, mMelMel3.1 paternal haplotype, whole genome shotgun sequence.
TATAGGATCTCATTGAATACTGATAACATCCCATTTGTTTGGTattattccatccattttgagatgaggaatcagtgtcagagaattagtttgatggtaataataacaataacaatatttACTAAAATTGAATATTTAGTGGCCTTCAGATTTTTTGCAGATTTTTGCTGATTTAATCCCCACCACAAACCTGTAAGATAACTCCAGCTCTTGTTTTgacaattattttatatgttaagtAATAGAAACATAGAGGAGGTAAAGATCCTGCCACGATCAAGATGCTAATAAAGAGCAGGAACTAAAATTACTTCAGATTATACTTCCTCATGGTTTTCCTTCAAATTATTACCCATGTGctatattgttataattaacaACATTGaactaataatatttttcttgtatGACCACAATAACTGTAATCACTTTATTACTACTTTTGAGGCCAGTGTCTATAACCCAATTTcattaggacacacacacacacacatacacacacgtttCAACTCCCagttatcaaattaaaaaaaaaaatcaaaactaagaaaatcaaataaaaataaaaatattttactgtgttCATTGAAAGCTCTTTTTATCTTGACTTCTGTCGTCTTCTCTAGGAGACTTGTGGTGATGTATTGTTGTGGTTTACATGtgttttctctgatgactaatgatgttgagatTTTCTTTCATCTTATTATTATccatttgtataccttcttttttacatttttgttcaaGTAGTttgcataatatttaaaactaagGGGTTCTGGTTTCCTTATTACTAAGTTCTAAATGTTCTTTACATATAATACAGGTATTTGTCAAATATATGTTTTGTATGTCTACAAAATTTTCACCTGATCCATGGATTGcctcttcatttttcaaagtggtGTTACCTGATAAGcactgacttttaaaacttcaatgaattccaatttaaaaaatttttttcttttggccatGATTATTTTGCATCTGATGGTTATTGTTCTACtcatgaggttaaaaaaaaaattctctggcaGTTTCCATAGATTTAGCTTTAACATGTAGTCCTCACACTCATATTAAGTTCATTTGTGTATATGGTATGAGGTGAGGTTGTGGTTTAGATTTTTATTCCTCATATGGATATCCAATAGATCCAGTATAATTTGTGGAAAAGTCTATATTTTACCCATTGAATTACTTGACATCTGtgtaaaaattcatatatttaggcctatttctgggctttctattggTTTCAAGTTCTCCGTGTCTACCTTCGTGCCAACACCACACAACATTGATTACGCAGCTTAATAGAAATTCTTGAATTTCAATAGAGTGAGCATCCAAACTAtattgtgtgcgtgtgtgttgtgtgtgtgtgaatcttCGAGATTCCTTGGAATTTgtgtatttctatataaatttcagaatggaattgttaatttctttaaaaatactgttgagATGTTACTGGAATTATATTGAAAACATAGAATGACATGGTAATAGcagaatactttttttaatttcatcatttgttaaaatcttttaaaatcataactATCAATTGAAATTTATCAAGTAATTTTTACATCAATAAAAATAGCCTTGTGATAGTGACACACAGTAGGGACAGCATATGGTCAAGCATGTTTGAGGGGCACACAACAAATTCCATGGGGTCAGGAAGATTTCCTAGATGAAAACACACCAAAAGGGGcacaaaaattaaagagaatcaTCAGAATGAATAGACATGTGTTACCTTAGAGGATTCCCAGGAGAGGATTCATAACAAAGACAGAGGGTGAAAAAGAGTGTGCAGAAAACACAATCATTTCAATACGGTTGTGGCTATTGGCtcatctattcattcaacaattattatTGAACCCGGTTATGAGCTGGACACTGAGCTCCTAAAAGTCTAGTTAGTAAGACATGAAACAAGAAAGTTAGTGACAGTGAAGATCAAGAAGAATCTCATATCTGTGATAGAGCTGAATGCAAGTACCATGAGGAACACATTGTGTAAGGGTCTTCAAGCCTTTTCATGACCTGTAGCTCATTTCTCTTGGCAatgaataatactccactgtgtgaTGTTGCAGTTTATTTATTCTCACTTACTGAAGGACGTCTTGGCTGCTTTCAGTTGTATGgacaattgtgaataaagctgctgttaaGTATGCGCGTACATgtttttttgtggacataagtttttaactcctttgggTGAATGTTAAGGAGTGGGATTGCTAAATTATTTTAGTTCTGTAAAAAGctgagcctttggctcagttgccagggtcctgggatagagccctgcatcaggacccctgctcagtgggaagtctgtttgtACCTCTCGCTCTACCCTGCCACCTTGaacccctgctcctgctcactcatgtgctctctctctctctcaaaaaaataaatcttaaaaataaaacatattctacTCTAAATATTAGTTCATTTGCACAACTAATTTGTATGAACTAAGGAATGTTCTAACAGAAATTTAAATTGTTtgcttattattattgttgttgttgttgatttttaacATTACAACTTCTGAACTAACAAGAACGTCTGTTAGTGCATTAAGTTAGTGTATTAAGAAAACTATCATTAAGATATTTCCCTTTGTAATTCACTAATAATATATAATTGATTTCTTTGCTTTGGCTCAATTCTTTTTTCATGAACGTTCCCCTACCTATACTATGTTAATACCCCAcaaaattaacttatttcacaATTAATTTTGGTATGCAAGCATCAGTACTTGTTCAATGATCATATAAATCCTGTAGTCCTATTGCATCCATTCATTCCCCACATCACAGTGATGGTCCATAATCCCCATGATCTTGTCCCTGCCTTCTTCATTCacatcttcctcttttctttctcagagtcgaTTAGCCAATGAACTTTTTCAAATTAAGAGTGTGCTTCCTTTGAAAATAGTGATGAACACCAAACCTTTCTCACTGCTTTATTCATCTCTGAATTTCTTAGGGTATAGATTAAGGGATTGAACATAGGAGCAATGATGGTGTAAAATAGAGCAAATATTTTGTCCTCAGGAAAAGTAGTAGGTGGTCTAAGGTAGATAAAGATTGCAGGCCCAAAAAATAAGATGACCACAGTGACATGAGACCAacaggtggagagggctttgcGTCTTCCCTCAGCTGAGAGATTTCTTAAAGTGAACAATATTAtcccataagaaacaaataagacaATAAAGGTTACTAAGGAAATCATACCTGAAAAGGCAACCACAAGGACACCAGTGATGTAGGTATCAGTACAGGCCAACATTAGCAAAGGAAAAACATCACAAAAGTAGTGATCAATTTCATTAGGACCACAGAAGGGCAAACCAATTGCAGTAGAAAACAGAGGTAAGGCATGGATGGCCCCACCAGCCCAAGCAGCTAAGACTAGGAGGTGGCATCTTTTCCTGTTCATGATAACCACATAGTGGAGAGGTTTGCAGATGGCAGCATAGCGATCGAAGGCCATGGCAGTAAGAATGAAGACCTCAACGCCTCCGAAAAAGTGCATGGTAAAGATCTGTAACATGCAATTACTGTAGGAGATGGTTTTTCTTTCCACTAACAGGTCAGCAATTAACTTGGGTGTAACTGTAGAGGTATAGCAGATGTCCATAGAAGATAAGTGGATGAGGAAGTAGTACATGGGTTGGTGAAAAAGGGAACTGCATCGAATGGAGACAAGGATCAGAAGCTTTCCTGCCAACAGGGCAACATAGAAGAATAAGAAGAGCCCAAAGCAAAATATTTCTATGTTCTGGTCATATGAAAGTCCTAGAAGTATGAATTCTGAGATGTTTCTCTGGGTTTTCATATATTTGGCCTTTGTGAAGGCTTCCATAGGActtatatttctgaaagtataaaagaTAATTCTAGGTGAATATTAACTGTAGCAACAgtatacataaaatgtattaaaatgtatattttcggggcgcctgggtggctcagtggtttaagccgctgccttcggctcgggtcatgatctcagggtcctgggatcgagtcccacatccggctctctgctctgaagggagcctgcttccctctcactctctctgcctgcctctctgcctacttgtgatctctctctgtcaaataaataaataaaatcttaaaaaaaaaaaaatgtatattttcataATTAGTGTTAAGAATAATTTTAGGGAAGTGAGCTGTTTATTCCAATTATGCTGTCTTTTGTAAATCTATCATGAAAAATTTATAATggcaataatgaaaataattacatGTTTTTATCAATATTACTaggtaattatttaaatatgtaagtactattttgaaaatacatgttaTTGCTACTATTACTTTTTAATCAGTGTTATTAATACTTTATTAATGGTATTAATATCTTATTactatgaatatttattaatattcttataaaTACTTTTGATAAAGAAATACTAATTACAGTATTAAGTCTAAAAGAacgaaagtttttttttcccccatacttCCCAATTCTTATAACTTACATATAAAATCaccttccttattttaaaatgatctcaGGAAATGGCCTTAATTTTCTAGGGAATGAATCCTgaagaaatgtgcattttttgAACTACAGAATTATAAGTCATGTTGAACATACTATACTTTCCTACCAGGTCAGCTATTGTCAATGGGTGATGTAAAACCATTGGAATTGCTCtaacattaaaaagcaaagagcaggagaaagcagtacagcaaaagagggaatatCAATTAATGactgaaatcttgaaaaatattcaagaaacCCATTCATTTACTGTGTTTGTAGTTCATGAGTTAAATACAATTTCAAAAACACATGCTGTCATTGATGTTTGTGATAgcaattaataaaggaaagataaaattgtCAAATTGcccatatatttttgaattatgcCCTTGTCATGGCTTTGTCAGAAAATTTCATATTGCGATACAATCTAAAGATCAAATGCCAATAAAAGGGGATGATACTGAAAGTAACTTGAAGACACTCTTTCTGATGAGTTAGAACTCAATGATATTTGTCGCAataaggaataaattaaaaattaaggaattcaCAACTTTCTATCTAatgtatatcttttctttttttaaaagattttatttatttatttgacagacagacatcacaaataggcagagaggcaggcgcagagagagggggaagcaggctccctgccgagcagagagcccatgtgggacttgatcccaggatcctgggatcacgaccaaagaggaaagcagaggctttaacccactgagccagccaggcgcccctctaatataTATCTTAAGACATCATTTAATCAGTGCGAAATGAGTGTGGGAAAGAAGAAACCACTTCCAAGAGGTATATTACCCACTAAGGTGGGGATATCTGATTCTAGTGGGTTTACAAAGGTAGCCCACTTTCTACGTTAGTCTGACTCTCAAGTGACAGACGTATTTAGGCCCCCAGATGTCtattcaaaatacaaaatgtttttgtttcagaATTTTAGTGAGGAATACATGAGCTAATGTGAAATAGCCAGTGACATGTGTGGTTCAAaactatcatttttcttttacagtctTTCCTCTCTGGGTGACTACTTTAGGACCACAGAttgtcatgcacacacacaaagaatcaagggaaaaataaagaaaataaaaaagagcattcATAATATGGGTACCAAGTATGATCATGATAAACTCCAATTGAAACAACCTGTTACTGAAATTCTAATATCATAATCGCTGGTTATCctaacctgtttctttttttttctttttttttaaatattttattcatttatttgacagacagagatcacaagtaggcagagaggcaggcagagagagaagaagggaagcagggtccctgctgaacagagagcctgatgcggggcttgatcccaggatgctgggatcacgacccgagccgaaggcagaggctttaacccactgagccacccaggtgcccctatcctaaCCCGTTTCTTAATGCTAATCACTATTCCAATTTTTACTCTACAAAAAGGTATGCAAATGCTTACTTTTGATATTATCGAATAACAATTATGTGTACCTTTGGATTTTGCTGTTTATGAATGAATAGAACCTGTCATATTTATAGAAGAGTATGTACTACACATTCAAACTTTCCCTTAGTGTAACAGAATGTAGGGTGCTATAAACTTACCAACATTGACTCAGATGAAACTACTCTATTTTAGGAAGGCAaaagttttgaaatataaaaaattctgTTATAGTACACATTCAAGCATAAACTTGTCTGTTTCTTAATCAGAATATGGAAGACAGCCTTTATTCAAGAGTTGGAGAAACAatgaccatgctgtcttgatgatgacagctttgtaatagagcttgaagtccggaattgtgatgccaccaactttggctttgttcttcaatattcctttggctattcgaggtcttttctggttccatataaatttgaggattatttgttccatttctttgaaaaaaatggatggtattttgatagggattgcattaaatgtgtagattgctttaggtagcatagacattttcacaatatttattcttccaatccaggagcatggaacatttttccatttttttgtgtcttcctcaatttctttcatgagtactttataattttctgtgtatagattcttagtctctttggttaggtttattcctaggtatcttatagttttgggtacaattgtgaatgggattgactccttaatttctctttcttcagtcttgttgttggtgtacagaaatgcaactgatttctgtgcattgattttatatcctgacactttactgaattcctgtacaagttctagcagttttggagtggagtcttttgggttttccacatatagtatcatatcatctgcgaagagtgatagtttgacttcttctttaccaatttggatgcctttaatttctttttgttgtctgattgctgaggctaggacttctaatactatgttgaatagcagtggtgataatggacatccctgccgtgttcctgaccttaatggaaaagctttcagtttttctccattgagaatgatatttgcagtgggtttttcatagatggctttgataatattgaggtatgtgccctctatccctacactttgaagagttttgatcaggaagggatgctgtactttgtcaaatgctttttcagcatctattgagagtatcatatggttcttgaaATTCACTGCCTACTTGAAGATGGTTTATCTAACTCTAGATCATTTGCTCCACAAAAGGCAGAATTTTGCTTATAGCTACTGTGCCATTTAAACTCAACTGTGCCCAAACATTTTTATAGTAATCAAATTGTCATATGCTTCAAAAGACGTCATACGctttcagaatcgtcattctgaactctttcaaatgaaattatatagaaGTGAAATAAGGAGAATGcaattattctttatatatatggtGGGAACCTTCACAAACAAAGGTGACTAAGGTAATTGACTAACCATAAGATCCGAGTGGCTGTCTGGTCACATTTGGGGCTGCATCAGGAAGCATTTCATTCTCAGACACTCACTCGGCCAGTTTATCCCTAGTACCAAAACTTGGAATCCACTGCAGAGAGTTACAAACCTGGAATTCAAACACACCCACATGAATTCTctgcaaatattttgaaaatttcaacaaATCTTAAACCTTCTACAATTTATAAGAGAAGTGTACTTCCAGTATTCACTAAGACTCTTTGAAGCAAGAAGTAGATCTTCATCCTTCAGGGAAGCGGGCTGGGAATTTCAAAATCTGATTTAGCTGCTTAATGACAGCTCaggaataaaataagcaaaatgagtTATATATATTCCTGCAAAACTAACACTAGTATATAGGTCCTAGAAATCATCCCTTTATTTTATGCTTATGCCTGAAGACAATTTGGTTCAGAGGAACAGAATACAAACATGAGGCCATGTAGGAATTAATAAGTTTTTGAAATCTTTATGTAATTATATCCCCAAAGGCAATTCTAGACAGGTCTTGGACCAAGTGTTGCAAAGCCATCATCACATAGATGTGCTTGGTGCTCTTGGGTATAAATGATCCACAGTTGcctatatggggaaaaaaaaaattggcccaTTTACCCTGTAGGTCGACAAAGATATTGTGTGACTGCCATGTGCTCTTCCAGAGTTCTGAAGGATAGAATGGAAATTGTAGTAATAATAGTATCAGGTTTGCTTTCAGAATATTAGTAATGTGATAGGATAAGAGCACCAAAGAAAGCCACTGAGAGTACTTTTGGCTGGctgttgtgatcccagggtcctaggatcggcCCCTCCTTGGGCACTCTGTTCAGAAGGAAGcttacttccctctctctctttgcctgcctctctgcctacttgtgatttctgtctgtcaaataaataaataaagtctttaaaataattcatcctATTTAATGTCATATGTATATTCTCAACAAGTGTCAAAATATCTGAGTCATTCAGAGCAATGTATCTAATGACAATGCAGATAAGGTATGAAACCATAATAAGAGGGTAACTTTCAATTGCAAATATATGctaatttagaaacattttaaataaaaagtgaaaggaaatcaaagtagaaattagagaataattaaaaataaagttaatacaaacactatttatcaaaaaaatatgCCAATGCTTAGAGGTAAATCCTTAGCTTGTGTTCAAACACAAAATACATTATTACATCAATAGAACACTTGTTACCACCTAATTATTACTACACTTGAGTTTAGCCAGAGCAGGAGGTGTTGAATAGAAGCAGTGTTGGa
Coding sequences within:
- the LOC123948491 gene encoding olfactory receptor 4P4-like, which encodes MKTQRNISEFILLGLSYDQNIEIFCFGLFLFFYVALLAGKLLILVSIRCSSLFHQPMYYFLIHLSSMDICYTSTVTPKLIADLLVERKTISYSNCMLQIFTMHFFGGVEVFILTAMAFDRYAAICKPLHYVVIMNRKRCHLLVLAAWAGGAIHALPLFSTAIGLPFCGPNEIDHYFCDVFPLLMLACTDTYITGVLVVAFSGMISLVTFIVLFVSYGIILFTLRNLSAEGRRKALSTCWSHVTVVILFFGPAIFIYLRPPTTFPEDKIFALFYTIIAPMFNPLIYTLRNSEMNKAVRKVWCSSLFSKEAHS